One genomic window of Coffea eugenioides isolate CCC68of chromosome 1, Ceug_1.0, whole genome shotgun sequence includes the following:
- the LOC113766521 gene encoding uncharacterized protein LOC113766521 encodes MATTAPNKKFSSHSRSVSLPSSSHPLILTAEEHLQRLKSSEAAPSTSHSLACQRLDGLKNLYECLDDVLQLPLSQQAFSSERPGKWDEEVLDGSLRLLDLCGAVRDIYSGMKEIMRELESSIRRKRSGDLAHEVSSYMISKKHLKKMISKIYKELKKAENCNSTVVNKGSEDVPLVNLIKEVQLVSLPVLEYVLSFLSGSKAGSQPKGWSFVSKLLEQKRASSKEDSDIAAIKQIEIQLDLLNYKKSNQEVIKKLEEVDSSIEELAEVLEIVFRLLLKTRVSLLNILNH; translated from the coding sequence ATGGCAACCACTGCTCCAAATAAAAAATTCTCAAGCCATTCTCGTTCCGTTAgtttgccttcttcatctcacCCTCTTATCTTGACTGCCGAGGAACATCTACAAAGATTGAAGTCATCAGAAGCAGCACCCTCAACATCGCATTCATTGGCATGCCAAAGATTGGATGGCCTTAAGAACTTGTACGAGTGTCTGGACGATGTTCTTCAGCTTCCTTTGAGTCAACAGGCTTTCTCAAGTGAAAGACCCGGAAAATGGGACGAAGAGGTCTTGGATGGATCTCTCAGGCTGTTGGACCTTTGTGGGGCAGTCAGAGACATCTATTCAGGGATGAAGGAAATTATGCGGGAACTTGAGTCATCTATACGGAGGAAAAGAAGTGGAGATTTGGCCCATGAAGTCAGCTCATATATGATCTCCAAAAAGCACTTGAAGAAAATGATCAGCAAAATCTACAAAGAACTTAAGAAAGCAGAGAACTGCAACTCAACAGTGGTAAACAAAGGCTCTGAAGATGTCCCTTTGGTTAACTTGATCAAAGAAGTTCAACTTGTTAGTCTTCCAGTGTTGGAGTATGTTCTGTCTTTCCTTTCTGGATCAAAGGCAGGATCACAGCCAAAAGGTTGGTCCTTTGTATCAAAATTATTAGAACAGAAGAGAGCATCAAGCAAAGAAGATTCTGATATTGCAGCAATCAAACAAATAGAAATTCAGTTGGATCTCTTGAACTACAAGAAGTCAAACCAGGAAGTAATAAAAAAACTTGAGGAAGTTGACTCGAGCATTGAAGAATTAGCAGAGGTGCTTGAAATTGTGTTCAGGCTTTTGCTAAAAACTAGAGTTTCCCTTCTTAACATTCTCAACCATTAG